A region from the Fusibacter sp. A1 genome encodes:
- a CDS encoding histidinol-phosphatase HisJ family protein — protein MIDAHIHTHFSPDSEAEPLEYLEEAIIKGINHITFTDHTDLLYPHDMSFEFDLTKYDHMISDLKQRYGHKVHIYKGIEMGLQKNCIIDSELLLERFKPDFVLCSLHTVEGQDLYYGDFFSKHTPLEAIRIYLQTLLDIVKRFKTFNVIGHLDLPKRYQPAIYDVPLSEYVDLIDAIFDEIIPRGQGIEINSSGLRGPHKRPFPDYEIIAHYIRRGGKIITFGSDSHSADSLGVGYDLITEFLKHEGIKSLYVFKDMIGQEVPI, from the coding sequence ATGATAGATGCGCATATACACACCCACTTTTCACCAGATAGCGAAGCCGAACCACTAGAATACCTAGAAGAAGCGATCATAAAAGGAATCAACCACATCACATTTACAGACCATACGGATTTACTTTATCCTCATGATATGTCATTCGAGTTCGATCTGACAAAATACGACCACATGATTTCAGACTTGAAGCAAAGATACGGACATAAGGTGCATATTTATAAGGGCATCGAAATGGGACTGCAAAAAAACTGCATCATCGATTCTGAGCTGTTGCTGGAACGCTTTAAACCCGATTTCGTGCTTTGCTCGCTTCATACCGTAGAGGGACAGGACCTTTATTATGGTGACTTTTTCAGTAAGCATACCCCTCTTGAAGCAATCAGGATTTATCTACAAACCCTGCTTGATATCGTAAAACGCTTTAAAACCTTTAACGTGATCGGTCATCTGGATCTGCCCAAAAGGTATCAACCCGCGATTTATGATGTTCCTCTAAGCGAATATGTCGACTTGATCGATGCGATCTTCGACGAGATCATTCCACGAGGTCAAGGCATAGAAATCAACAGCTCGGGGCTCCGGGGTCCACACAAGCGTCCCTTCCCTGACTACGAGATTATCGCTCACTATATCAGACGCGGCGGCAAAATCATTACCTTCGGATCGGATTCGCACAGTGCCGACTCGCTGGGAGTCGGATACGACCTGATTACAGAATTTTTAAAGCACGAGGGCATCAAATCACTTTACGTCTTTAAGGACATGATCGGACAAGAAGTGCCTATCTAA
- a CDS encoding heme NO-binding domain-containing protein, with the protein MKGTVVSVWMTTIEKLYGPTAIQALYKGAGWTEDIVIKPSDNVSDAEIFSGVEAVARVINQPASELWRIIGKHNIESFSKWFPSFFERSSLKAFLMMMDTVHANLTKMIPGAKPPRMLPEEISANEFIITYRSKRGMFDYFQGLLIGSSEFFNEKLEIEILDQGKDPDGTYYLKVLLKTEKEDRITKSFTLSRVFSLGFINSVAVKTAIPASIVVFLLAWSLTGVSPFVEAVILGVVSLLVTQFVAYHVNRPVKGIVEELDELRKLNFDRNVHVKTGDSYEETFKSVSSIKENMKSDFILFKGGMDDIHNFNLKFKSVVQNLTGVSDVIALAVQEVAEGATHQAQETERSVAVLNENIMTLNSISSEEIERKAYLEEAVSDIEQSFNELVAVSGNLNEVKESFASVNEQGDELARKVNGIIQIVSTVEAIAEQTNLLALNASIEAARAGEHGRGFAVVAEEVRQLAENSKGAVNTINTSLKTFVGDVNSMITKVSDQYRQLEKSNDTLTEVSSSNQTATNKIKQVAIGIAEISDRLSSETEKINHVFENMHTLAAIAEENSASSQEMSANVTEFSEQLRDFDLYIHELGNLTNNLKDELKRYKI; encoded by the coding sequence ATGAAAGGAACAGTTGTATCGGTATGGATGACAACCATCGAAAAGTTATATGGACCGACTGCGATTCAAGCCCTATATAAAGGAGCGGGTTGGACTGAGGACATCGTTATCAAACCGTCTGACAATGTATCGGATGCGGAAATATTCTCTGGTGTCGAGGCGGTGGCACGAGTAATCAACCAACCTGCATCAGAGCTTTGGAGAATTATAGGTAAACACAATATCGAAAGTTTCAGCAAGTGGTTTCCTTCCTTTTTTGAAAGGTCTTCATTAAAAGCATTTTTGATGATGATGGATACTGTCCATGCGAATCTGACGAAAATGATACCAGGGGCAAAACCGCCGCGGATGCTTCCCGAAGAAATTTCTGCGAATGAGTTTATTATCACGTATAGGTCCAAAAGAGGTATGTTTGATTACTTCCAAGGCTTATTGATCGGAAGCTCCGAGTTTTTCAATGAGAAGTTAGAGATTGAAATACTGGATCAGGGAAAGGATCCGGATGGGACCTACTATCTGAAAGTACTACTCAAAACAGAAAAAGAGGATAGAATCACAAAGTCCTTCACTTTATCAAGGGTTTTCTCGCTGGGCTTTATCAATTCTGTAGCTGTTAAAACAGCTATACCTGCAAGTATAGTCGTCTTTCTGCTTGCTTGGAGTTTGACAGGAGTCAGCCCTTTTGTTGAAGCTGTGATTCTAGGTGTGGTTTCTTTACTGGTCACTCAATTTGTCGCCTATCATGTGAACAGACCCGTCAAGGGGATTGTAGAGGAGCTGGACGAGCTTAGAAAACTCAATTTTGATAGGAATGTGCATGTGAAGACTGGCGATAGCTATGAAGAGACATTCAAGAGTGTCTCTTCCATCAAGGAAAACATGAAGTCGGATTTCATCTTATTTAAAGGCGGGATGGATGATATTCACAATTTCAATTTGAAGTTCAAGTCAGTAGTGCAAAACTTGACAGGTGTATCCGATGTGATCGCACTTGCGGTTCAAGAAGTGGCTGAAGGGGCAACCCATCAAGCCCAAGAGACTGAACGGTCCGTAGCGGTTTTAAATGAGAATATCATGACGCTTAATTCAATTTCTTCTGAAGAGATTGAAAGGAAAGCCTATCTTGAGGAGGCGGTGTCTGATATTGAGCAGTCATTCAATGAGCTGGTCGCTGTATCCGGAAACTTGAATGAGGTGAAGGAAAGTTTCGCTTCTGTGAACGAGCAAGGAGACGAGCTTGCAAGAAAGGTGAATGGAATCATTCAAATCGTCTCTACGGTGGAGGCAATCGCTGAACAGACCAATCTACTGGCGCTTAACGCATCGATCGAAGCTGCCCGCGCTGGTGAGCACGGCAGAGGCTTTGCAGTCGTCGCAGAGGAGGTCCGCCAACTCGCAGAAAATTCAAAAGGTGCTGTGAATACGATCAACACCAGTTTGAAGACCTTTGTAGGTGATGTGAATAGCATGATTACGAAAGTGTCCGACCAATATAGACAACTTGAAAAAAGCAATGACACGCTAACGGAAGTATCTTCATCGAATCAGACGGCCACAAACAAAATCAAACAGGTGGCGATCGGCATCGCTGAAATTTCGGATAGGCTTTCAAGTGAAACGGAAAAGATCAACCATGTATTTGAGAACATGCATACCTTAGCTGCGATTGCAGAGGAAAACTCCGCGTCTTCTCAGGAAATGAGTGCGAATGTCACTGAGTTTAGCGAGCAGCTACGAGATTTTGACCTTTATATTCATGAGTTAGGAAACTTGACAAACAACTTGAAGGACGAGCTCAAGCGTTATAAGATTTAA
- a CDS encoding MarR family winged helix-turn-helix transcriptional regulator — protein sequence MQRDYSEFVSYYVQNLSKMLTYRHNAMLEEIGLTYSQFRILCSLWGSEEKTQNEILKDLLIKPATLTGLLVTLEKKGLIVRHRGENDGRSKYVHLTEKGMALHKASFDILDTLDKQISDGIKDPCRDRMIACLSDLLAYTNELDLPELPASAQAIKDDLERNTTKTK from the coding sequence ATGCAACGTGATTATTCTGAGTTTGTGAGCTACTATGTTCAAAACTTATCTAAAATGCTGACGTATCGTCATAACGCAATGCTTGAGGAAATTGGATTGACGTATAGTCAATTTAGAATTCTATGCAGTCTTTGGGGAAGTGAAGAGAAGACGCAGAACGAAATTCTAAAGGATCTGTTGATCAAACCGGCAACCTTGACCGGATTACTTGTCACACTTGAAAAGAAAGGTCTGATCGTTAGGCATCGCGGTGAAAACGACGGACGCAGCAAGTATGTTCATTTAACTGAAAAAGGAATGGCGCTACACAAGGCGAGTTTTGATATCTTAGATACGCTTGACAAACAAATATCAGACGGGATCAAAGATCCGTGCCGAGATCGGATGATCGCGTGCTTATCAGATTTACTAGCGTATACAAATGAGTTGGATTTACCAGAATTACCGGCTTCTGCTCAAGCGATCAAGGACGATTTAGAGCGAAATACGACAAAAACGAAATAA
- a CDS encoding lytic transglycosylase domain-containing protein, whose protein sequence is MFSKGKIHAHILLIVIIVMLLFAIGASYQTITKDQNILNTVDVEHGQRETELLNQINDQEERIIKLRKQNLELSKKVTDTKEKEVMFDAMHRFLEIINYSEEEVKRAYQVFEETPLDFESSLYLIKYTDLYDIDPSLVLSIIEIESNFDAEAVGGAADRGLMQIIPATEKWLAEEFGNEIGITYDPDLIFEPEYNLGLALSYIHLLKNAYGENYHRILSEYNRGPYNLAKYFEANHTYQTTYSRAILSRVDKYDHID, encoded by the coding sequence ATGTTTTCAAAAGGAAAAATTCATGCTCACATATTACTAATCGTGATTATCGTGATGTTATTGTTCGCAATCGGTGCGAGTTATCAGACAATAACAAAAGATCAAAATATCCTGAACACTGTGGATGTTGAACATGGACAAAGAGAAACTGAATTATTGAATCAGATAAATGATCAGGAAGAAAGAATCATCAAACTTAGAAAGCAGAATTTGGAGCTTTCAAAAAAAGTAACGGATACTAAGGAAAAAGAGGTTATGTTTGATGCGATGCATCGATTCTTAGAAATAATCAATTATTCTGAAGAAGAGGTTAAAAGAGCCTATCAGGTATTTGAGGAAACACCTCTTGATTTTGAATCGTCGTTGTATCTGATCAAGTACACAGACTTGTACGATATTGACCCATCGCTGGTGTTGTCGATTATCGAAATCGAAAGCAACTTTGATGCTGAAGCTGTAGGTGGAGCTGCAGACAGAGGACTGATGCAGATCATCCCTGCAACTGAAAAATGGTTGGCGGAAGAGTTTGGCAATGAGATAGGGATTACTTACGATCCTGATTTGATTTTCGAACCCGAATACAACTTAGGGCTTGCACTCAGCTATATCCATTTGCTTAAAAACGCTTATGGCGAGAATTACCACAGAATACTATCAGAATATAATCGAGGTCCTTATAACTTGGCAAAGTATTTTGAAGCAAACCATACGTATCAGACCACCTATTCGAGAGCTATTCTTAGCAGGGTGGACAAGTACGATCATATCGATTAG
- a CDS encoding sulfite exporter TauE/SafE family protein, producing the protein MILQGLMILLAAAIQGMTSFGFSLVALPLLTLLLPITVVVPILVLYSILLNVILLSKLYKHVHLKMITFLVIGGALGIPVGVWLLKSVPADQLKRVAGVVIVIVGLLMLKGYRAHLKQPQKWFGVVGLVSGILQGALSLSGPPVVLFLTNQDVDKLTFRANLTAFFTLLNVVSIPGFILSGVITPLVMSKSLTLLPFMLGGLAIGMFSSNRINERLFKRLTLFLMIVSGIAAIVTA; encoded by the coding sequence ATGATTTTACAGGGATTGATGATTTTACTGGCGGCTGCGATACAGGGAATGACAAGCTTTGGGTTTTCCTTAGTGGCACTACCGCTTTTGACGTTGCTGCTTCCCATCACGGTTGTAGTACCGATTCTAGTACTTTACAGCATTTTGCTGAATGTGATCTTGTTGTCTAAGCTTTACAAACATGTTCACCTTAAGATGATCACGTTTCTTGTGATCGGAGGAGCCCTTGGCATACCTGTGGGTGTTTGGCTATTAAAAAGCGTGCCCGCCGACCAGCTCAAAAGAGTGGCAGGAGTTGTCATTGTGATTGTGGGACTTTTGATGCTTAAGGGGTATCGGGCGCATCTCAAGCAGCCACAGAAGTGGTTTGGTGTGGTCGGCCTGGTTTCTGGCATCTTGCAGGGCGCCTTATCGCTTAGCGGACCACCCGTCGTGTTGTTCCTAACGAATCAGGATGTGGACAAGTTGACATTTAGAGCGAATTTGACCGCATTCTTCACACTTCTGAATGTGGTGAGTATTCCCGGCTTTATCTTAAGTGGAGTCATCACTCCGCTTGTGATGTCAAAATCGCTTACGCTTCTTCCCTTTATGCTTGGAGGACTTGCGATCGGGATGTTTTCATCAAATAGAATCAACGAACGTCTTTTTAAGCGACTGACCTTGTTTCTGATGATTGTGTCTGGAATCGCAGCGATTGTGACTGCATAA
- a CDS encoding HD-GYP domain-containing protein: MRKISVSSLEPSMILAEPVYNSDFSLELLSKGTVIKRKHIDMLENLGVFEVVIFENLPEQIEESISIDEMIESIESLQAENNFVTDTKKLRIALEELRELEIDEEVASICNVQMPITLLTGEGNLPLDKRHGETINDTKELLNAIVSDNVLDADAIKDNVKEMLPDMIRNNDVLMRLNQLKEADDYTFDHALRVSILAAMIGKWMGYDQEHIEELAFTGLLFDIGKLKLPTEVLNYPGKLSDKVFEVVKNHAQWGYQTLLKTKGVSQSVKFAALQHHERIDGSGYPLRLKGDQINDYAKIIMVCDVFDAMTHDRVFQKKVSAFKASDYLAMHSGTLFDTQVVYTLLSNLATFYLGKKCTLNTGEQGKIIYIDVNYPTRPIVQIESRFIDLSKQHNIQIVEIE; this comes from the coding sequence ATGAGAAAAATTTCTGTTTCTTCGTTAGAACCTAGCATGATACTGGCTGAACCTGTCTATAATTCCGATTTCAGCTTAGAACTCTTAAGCAAGGGAACGGTGATAAAAAGAAAACATATCGACATGCTTGAGAATCTTGGCGTGTTCGAAGTCGTTATTTTCGAAAATCTTCCTGAACAGATCGAGGAATCGATCAGTATAGATGAGATGATCGAGAGCATCGAATCGCTTCAGGCGGAAAACAACTTTGTAACGGATACCAAAAAGCTTAGAATCGCACTTGAAGAGTTAAGAGAACTAGAGATAGATGAAGAGGTCGCAAGCATTTGTAATGTTCAGATGCCGATTACACTCCTGACTGGCGAGGGCAATCTACCGCTGGACAAGCGTCATGGCGAAACGATCAATGATACGAAGGAATTGCTCAATGCGATCGTAAGCGATAACGTACTTGATGCGGATGCGATTAAGGATAATGTAAAAGAGATGCTTCCTGACATGATTAGAAACAACGACGTGTTGATGAGGCTTAATCAGCTTAAGGAAGCGGATGATTATACATTCGACCATGCCCTTAGGGTGAGCATACTGGCGGCCATGATAGGAAAGTGGATGGGCTATGATCAGGAGCATATCGAGGAGTTGGCCTTCACAGGACTATTATTCGATATCGGAAAACTCAAGCTCCCCACAGAAGTGCTGAACTATCCAGGAAAACTGTCCGACAAGGTGTTTGAAGTGGTCAAGAACCATGCCCAGTGGGGATATCAGACCCTGCTTAAGACAAAAGGTGTTTCTCAGAGTGTTAAATTCGCCGCCCTGCAGCATCATGAGAGGATTGACGGCAGCGGTTACCCGCTACGGCTTAAAGGGGATCAGATCAACGACTACGCTAAGATCATCATGGTCTGCGATGTCTTTGACGCGATGACCCACGATAGGGTTTTTCAGAAGAAGGTATCCGCTTTTAAAGCCTCGGACTATCTGGCGATGCACAGCGGAACACTATTTGACACACAGGTCGTCTATACGCTCCTCAGCAATCTGGCTACCTTTTATTTGGGCAAAAAATGCACGCTGAACACTGGTGAGCAAGGAAAAATCATCTATATCGATGTCAATTATCCTACAAGACCGATCGTGCAAATAGAAAGTCGATTTATTGATTTATCGAAACAACATAACATTCAAATAGTAGAGATTGAATAG
- a CDS encoding ATP-dependent DNA helicase: MKTIKESVRGIIEFIYREGDIDSSLKSAVTMQEGTQIHQMIQSEYEGFEKEVHLKKEFAIDDATVLLMSGRADGIKDDEHGIVIDEIKSTYQDLDDLDENYSFLHWAQAKIYGAIYSEAHGKRDVTVQLTYYSLKNEAAKVIPVVFTYKELTDFLYETVEQYKRWATLTAFLQSRAEVTAKEIKFPFGSFRPGQDVMAKAVYATIRDSENLIIEAPTGIGKTMSTLFPATKALGEGLVDKVFYLTSKTVHRKVALDSYQKLVDEGLNMVVIGLQAKEKMCINDVYKCQPHQCPYANGHFDRVNDALHLFLQDAGLETPESIQTFCEQHVLCPFEFALDLTNFAQGIVCDYNYFFDPFIQIKRHFTQKNAYAVLVDEAHNLHERARDMYSAFLDKNRLLEIRAHVKEMDKGYHKLLGSVNTAFNEQLKTQDEQGLMEDIKLRLVNSINKALAYFLDEGRFSDITKDDEVLDHFFEMHRFLRIYEYFDDQFVIMLDENEEKKLHIRCLDPSKALNETYGMVNNVVCFSATLSPLKFYQQVLGHSGSKRLQVGSPFDVKNRLLVINQVHSTYSKDREVTLRPIFEDVKRTIAERRGNYFVFCPSYAYLKTIKELFDEDYEGHVSVQSSGMTEKDRAEFLEDFVPNPTKTHVGLVVMGGVFSEGIDLHGDRLTGVIIIGVGLPTLSKERQIMKSYYDAHGLNGFDYAFTYPGLNKVFQAGGRLIRTEQDKGILMLIGKRFGQSRYLSELPGHWRPYEIVANEHQFKENIKKIHDLFD, translated from the coding sequence ATGAAGACGATAAAAGAATCGGTTAGAGGCATAATTGAATTTATATATAGGGAAGGCGATATCGATTCGTCACTGAAGAGCGCTGTCACCATGCAAGAAGGTACACAGATCCATCAGATGATTCAAAGCGAGTATGAGGGTTTTGAAAAAGAGGTTCATCTGAAAAAGGAGTTCGCTATTGATGATGCGACCGTTCTTTTAATGAGCGGAAGGGCTGATGGGATCAAAGATGATGAGCACGGTATCGTAATCGATGAAATAAAGTCGACCTATCAGGATCTTGATGACTTGGATGAAAACTATTCTTTTCTTCACTGGGCACAGGCGAAAATCTATGGCGCCATCTATTCTGAAGCTCATGGTAAAAGGGACGTCACTGTTCAGCTGACGTATTACTCACTAAAAAACGAAGCCGCGAAAGTCATTCCTGTAGTTTTCACCTATAAGGAACTGACGGACTTTTTATATGAAACAGTTGAGCAATATAAGCGTTGGGCGACACTTACAGCATTTTTACAAAGCAGGGCCGAAGTCACTGCAAAAGAGATCAAGTTTCCGTTTGGAAGCTTCAGACCTGGACAAGACGTGATGGCTAAAGCTGTATATGCGACAATTAGGGACAGCGAGAATCTCATCATTGAAGCACCGACAGGGATAGGTAAGACCATGTCGACCTTGTTCCCTGCGACTAAGGCGCTTGGGGAAGGTCTTGTGGACAAAGTCTTCTATTTGACTTCAAAAACGGTCCATAGGAAAGTGGCGCTTGATTCATACCAGAAGCTCGTGGACGAGGGGCTTAATATGGTTGTCATCGGTTTACAGGCGAAGGAGAAGATGTGTATCAACGACGTCTATAAGTGCCAGCCGCATCAGTGCCCTTATGCCAATGGACATTTTGACAGGGTCAATGATGCGCTACACCTGTTCTTGCAGGATGCCGGACTAGAAACACCAGAATCCATCCAGACCTTTTGCGAGCAACATGTACTGTGTCCCTTTGAGTTCGCACTCGATTTGACGAACTTTGCGCAGGGGATCGTTTGTGACTACAATTATTTTTTTGATCCCTTTATTCAGATCAAGAGACATTTTACGCAAAAGAACGCTTATGCCGTTTTAGTCGATGAGGCACATAATTTACATGAAAGAGCGCGGGATATGTATTCTGCGTTTTTAGATAAGAACAGACTGCTAGAGATTAGGGCTCATGTCAAGGAGATGGACAAGGGCTATCATAAACTACTTGGAAGCGTCAATACCGCATTTAACGAGCAACTGAAAACTCAAGACGAGCAGGGGCTGATGGAAGATATCAAGCTGAGGTTGGTCAACAGCATCAATAAGGCACTGGCCTATTTTCTAGACGAGGGAAGGTTTTCTGACATCACAAAGGATGATGAAGTACTGGATCATTTTTTTGAAATGCACCGGTTTTTAAGAATCTACGAGTATTTTGACGACCAGTTCGTCATCATGCTGGATGAGAACGAAGAAAAGAAGTTGCATATCAGATGTCTGGATCCCTCAAAAGCACTGAATGAAACCTATGGCATGGTCAATAATGTGGTCTGTTTCTCGGCGACGCTCTCGCCGCTCAAGTTTTACCAGCAGGTGCTCGGACACAGCGGTAGCAAGCGGCTTCAGGTCGGGAGTCCGTTTGATGTGAAAAATAGGCTCTTGGTGATCAATCAGGTGCATTCCACTTATTCTAAGGATCGTGAGGTTACCTTAAGACCCATTTTTGAAGATGTGAAGCGAACAATCGCTGAAAGAAGAGGCAATTACTTTGTTTTTTGCCCATCCTATGCGTACCTGAAAACGATCAAAGAGCTTTTCGATGAAGACTATGAAGGCCATGTTTCGGTTCAGAGCAGCGGTATGACAGAAAAAGACCGTGCAGAGTTTTTAGAAGACTTTGTCCCAAACCCTACAAAAACACATGTCGGCCTCGTTGTCATGGGCGGTGTTTTTTCTGAGGGGATAGACCTTCATGGCGATCGGTTGACAGGTGTGATCATCATCGGAGTAGGCCTTCCGACACTAAGTAAGGAAAGACAGATTATGAAGAGTTATTATGACGCCCATGGACTCAACGGATTCGACTACGCTTTTACCTATCCCGGACTGAATAAAGTGTTTCAGGCAGGTGGAAGATTAATTAGGACCGAACAGGATAAGGGAATTTTAATGTTAATTGGTAAACGATTTGGGCAGTCAAGATACCTGTCCGAACTCCCAGGACACTGGCGACCATACGAAATTGTGGCAAATGAACACCAATTCAAGGAAAACATCAAAAAAATACACGATTTATTTGATTAA
- a CDS encoding aspartate aminotransferase family protein: MKSAPKLNLEKSMALYEEAKRLSPGGLLGIRRPYNFVPDEYPIFIDHGYGGHIVDVDGNDYIDMLCAYGPIILGYNEPEINDAVKAQMDKGFCFSMVQEVQNRLEQKLIDLIPCAEMVVLAKTGSDVTSIATRIARGYTGKDKILRCGYHGWHDWCVESGGGVPDAIKELTIEFEYGSLESLEEALKAHHENAACIIVTPVGHPLALPVMAPPEGYLQGVRALADKYNVVLIFDEIRTGFRVAMGGAGERYGVTPDLSVFGKAMANGYPISACVGKAEIMKVLEEKVFVSSTFFPNSLEMVAALKCIEILERDNIIETVWEKGQYFLDGIEKLIAKHNAPVTLSGIPPMPFITFDKVDADYKKRRTQFYTETIRRGLFIQPYHHGYIAARHTTEDLDAALLAIDEALAVIGEMFPTK; the protein is encoded by the coding sequence ATGAAAAGTGCACCAAAACTGAATTTAGAAAAGTCGATGGCTCTTTATGAAGAAGCAAAAAGACTTTCGCCAGGCGGACTTTTAGGCATCAGACGTCCATATAACTTTGTTCCAGATGAATACCCAATATTCATCGATCACGGTTATGGCGGACATATCGTCGATGTCGATGGCAATGACTACATTGATATGCTTTGCGCTTACGGCCCAATTATTCTTGGATATAACGAGCCGGAAATCAATGATGCGGTAAAAGCACAAATGGACAAGGGTTTTTGTTTTTCAATGGTTCAAGAAGTTCAGAACAGGTTGGAGCAAAAGTTAATTGACTTGATTCCTTGTGCAGAGATGGTTGTTCTTGCGAAAACGGGTTCAGATGTTACCAGTATCGCAACACGTATTGCCAGAGGCTATACAGGTAAAGACAAAATTTTAAGATGCGGATACCACGGATGGCACGACTGGTGTGTTGAAAGTGGTGGCGGTGTACCTGATGCCATCAAGGAACTGACGATTGAATTTGAATACGGCAGTCTGGAAAGTCTTGAAGAAGCGCTGAAAGCTCATCATGAAAACGCAGCGTGCATCATTGTCACTCCAGTAGGTCATCCGTTAGCGCTTCCTGTTATGGCACCTCCTGAAGGATACCTTCAAGGTGTAAGGGCGCTTGCAGACAAATACAATGTAGTACTTATCTTTGATGAGATAAGAACAGGTTTTAGAGTTGCAATGGGTGGAGCCGGTGAGCGTTACGGAGTCACTCCTGATTTATCGGTATTTGGTAAGGCTATGGCAAATGGTTATCCGATCAGCGCCTGTGTCGGTAAAGCCGAAATCATGAAAGTGCTTGAGGAGAAAGTATTTGTTTCGTCCACATTCTTCCCAAACAGTCTTGAAATGGTTGCAGCGCTTAAATGTATTGAGATCTTAGAAAGAGACAACATTATCGAAACAGTTTGGGAAAAAGGACAATATTTCCTTGACGGTATCGAAAAGTTGATCGCTAAGCATAATGCGCCTGTAACATTATCCGGTATACCACCGATGCCATTCATCACATTCGACAAAGTGGATGCCGATTACAAAAAAAGACGTACACAGTTTTACACGGAAACGATCAGACGAGGTTTGTTCATTCAACCTTACCACCACGGTTATATCGCTGCTAGACATACGACAGAAGATCTAGACGCGGCACTTCTAGCAATTGACGAAGCGTTAGCTGTGATTGGCGAGATGTTCCCAACAAAATAA
- a CDS encoding peroxiredoxin, with protein MRLVGNKAPGFSMATVDGAGKEFGRISLEDYKGKWLVLFFYPLDFTFVCPTEITGYSKRIADFKALDAEVLGVSVDSEHSHKAWINGDLGALNFPLASDMTKQVSRDYGVLLEDAGIALRGLFIINPEGDIKYSVVHDLNVGRSVDETIRVLKALKTGGLCPVDWTEGEVLL; from the coding sequence ATGAGATTAGTAGGAAATAAAGCACCTGGTTTTTCAATGGCAACCGTTGATGGAGCAGGAAAAGAGTTTGGTAGGATATCACTAGAAGACTATAAGGGTAAATGGCTTGTACTATTCTTCTACCCACTTGATTTCACATTTGTTTGTCCAACAGAGATCACTGGATACTCAAAACGCATAGCAGACTTCAAAGCCCTCGATGCTGAAGTTCTTGGCGTAAGCGTTGACAGTGAGCATTCACATAAAGCTTGGATCAACGGCGATCTGGGAGCACTCAATTTCCCACTCGCTTCTGATATGACTAAACAGGTTTCACGAGACTACGGCGTACTTCTAGAAGATGCCGGAATCGCACTTCGTGGACTATTCATCATCAATCCTGAAGGCGATATTAAGTATTCAGTCGTTCACGACTTGAATGTCGGCCGCAGTGTAGATGAGACAATTCGTGTTCTAAAAGCACTTAAAACCGGAGGTTTGTGTCCTGTGGACTGGACCGAAGGCGAAGTGCTTTTATAA